Proteins from one Choloepus didactylus isolate mChoDid1 chromosome 4, mChoDid1.pri, whole genome shotgun sequence genomic window:
- the ANKRD9 gene encoding LOW QUALITY PROTEIN: ankyrin repeat domain-containing protein 9 (The sequence of the model RefSeq protein was modified relative to this genomic sequence to represent the inferred CDS: deleted 2 bases in 1 codon), giving the protein MSVRPRAQAASMPWDARRPSGGGGDGDGGGGGADGGPEGAGAGRSRAQKQCRKSSFAFYQAVRDLLPVWLLEDMRASEAFHWDERGRAVAYSPSEALLYALVHDHQAYAHYLLATFPRRALAPPSAGFRCCAAPGPHVAAGCATNRVAGLRRVLRAVRDFPAEERARLLDRRGCSRVEGGGTALHVACELARPECLFLLLGHGASPGLRDGGGLTPLELLLRQLGRDAGNGPAPEGPAAASPGEPRQRRLLLLDLLALYTPAGAAGPARRELLRDPPRWRRLLGEDKFQWLAGLAPPSLFARAMQVLVTAVPPGRFPEALDELPLPPFLQPLDLTGKG; this is encoded by the exons ATGTCGGTGAGGCCGCGGGCGCAGGCCGCCAGCATGCCTTGGGACGCGCGGCGGCCCAGTGGCGGTGGCGGCGACGGCGACGGCGGTGGCGGTGGCGCGGACGGCGGGCCCGAGGGCGCGGGCGCGGGGCGCTCGCGGGCGCAGAAGCAGTGCCGCAAGTCGTCGTTCGCCTTCTACCAGGCCGTGCGCGACCTGCTGCCCGTCTGGCTGCTTGAGGACATGCGCGCCAGCGAGGCCTTCCACTGGGACGAGCGCGGGCGCGCCGTCGCCTACTCGCCGTCCGAGGCGCTGCTCTACGCGCTCGTGCACGACCACCAGGCGTACGCGCACTACCTGCTGGCCACGTTCCCGCGGCGCGCGCTGGCGCCGCCCAGCGCCGGCTTCCGCTGCTGCGCCGCGCCGGGCCCGCACGTGGCAGCTGGC TGCGCTACAAACCGCGTGGCCGGCCTGCGGCGCGTGCTGCGCGCCGTGCGCGACTTCCCGGCCGAGGAGCGCGCGCGCCTGCTGGACCGGCGGGGCTGCAGCCGCGTGGAGGGCGGCGGCACGGCGCTGCACGTGGCCTGCGAGCTGGCGCGGCCCGAGTGCCTCTTCCTGCTGCTCGGCCACGGCGCCTCGCCCGGCCTGCGCGACGGCGGCGGCCTCACGCCGCTCGAGCTGCTGCTGCGCCAGCTGGGCCGCGACGCGGGGAACGGGCCGGCCCCCGAGGGCCCCGCCGCCGCCTCCCCCGGGGAGCCGCGCCAGCGCCGCCTGCTGCTGCTCGACCTGCTGGCGCTGTACACTCCCGCGGGCGCTGCCGGTCCCGCCCGCCGCGAGCTGCTGCGCGACCCTCCGCGCTGGCGGCGGCTGCTGGGCGAGGACAAGTTCCAGTGGCTGGCGGGGCTGGCGCCGCCCTCGCTCTTCGCGCGCGCCATGCAGGTGCTGGTCACCGCCGTGCCGCCGGGCCGCTTCCCCGAGGCCCTGGACGAGCTGCCGCTGCCGCCCTTCCTGCAGCCGCTGGACCTCACGGGCAAGGGCTAG